The Nitrospirota bacterium genome window below encodes:
- a CDS encoding response regulator: MCPDGYGQRVLVVDDDASIRLLLSELLAYEGYNVFEASDGLEACHELEQRHFDLVISDYHMPRFDGLQLLARCRSLWPETAVMILSGEDSGWPELAIGGGAQAWVRKPWERANLINEVRRAIEMVSVRTAPH, from the coding sequence ATGTGTCCAGACGGTTATGGACAGCGAGTACTGGTTGTCGACGACGATGCAAGTATCCGGTTACTGTTGTCGGAACTCCTCGCCTATGAAGGATACAACGTGTTTGAAGCCAGTGATGGGCTTGAGGCCTGTCACGAATTAGAGCAGCGGCACTTTGATCTGGTGATTTCCGACTACCACATGCCCAGGTTTGACGGGCTGCAATTGCTGGCAAGGTGCCGGAGCCTCTGGCCAGAGACCGCAGTTATGATCCTGTCGGGTGAGGACTCAGGCTGGCCGGAGCTTGCAATCGGTGGAGGAGCTCAGGCCTGGGTGAGGAAGCCATGGGAACGGGCGAACTTGATCAACGAAGTTCGCCGGGCAATCGAAATGGTGTCAGTGAGGACGGCGCCTCATTAG